From a single Gimesia fumaroli genomic region:
- a CDS encoding YebC/PmpR family DNA-binding transcriptional regulator, which yields MAGHSHWANIAAKKGVIDKKRGKLFGKLSRAIIVAAQHGGGDPGMNLALRYAIDKARKASMPKENIDRAVKKGCGELSGENFEELVYEGYGAAGVAVLCDILTENRNRTAGEIRKIFEVHGGNLGSTGCVAWMFERKGLFLVPCENVEEDALFEIALEAGADDVSANGDVYEVTCSVEAFQQVADIFEEKKIPTNLAEISRIPDTTVDLGVEDGKKVLRLMEALEDHDDVQSVTANFNIPDEIMAEVTAD from the coding sequence ATGGCAGGTCATTCACATTGGGCAAATATCGCCGCCAAGAAAGGGGTGATTGATAAAAAGCGGGGTAAGCTGTTTGGTAAGTTGAGTCGTGCGATTATCGTGGCGGCACAACATGGCGGGGGCGACCCGGGTATGAATCTGGCATTGCGGTATGCCATTGATAAGGCTCGTAAAGCCAGTATGCCGAAGGAAAATATTGACCGTGCCGTGAAAAAAGGCTGCGGTGAATTATCGGGTGAAAACTTTGAAGAGCTGGTCTATGAAGGTTATGGAGCCGCGGGTGTGGCAGTATTGTGTGACATTCTGACAGAGAACCGGAATCGAACCGCCGGTGAAATTCGCAAGATCTTTGAAGTGCATGGCGGGAACCTGGGCAGTACCGGATGCGTGGCCTGGATGTTTGAACGCAAAGGGTTGTTTCTGGTCCCCTGCGAAAATGTCGAAGAAGACGCGCTGTTTGAGATTGCACTGGAAGCGGGGGCAGATGACGTTTCTGCCAATGGAGATGTATACGAAGTCACCTGCAGTGTAGAGGCATTTCAACAGGTTGCAGATATATTCGAAGAAAAGAAAATTCCCACGAATCTGGCTGAGATTTCGCGCATTCCTGATACAACAGTCGATTTGGGAGTCGAAGACGGGAAGAAAGTGCTGAGGCTCATGGAGGCACTTGAGGATCATGATGATGTGCAAAGTGTAACTGCCAACTTTAATATTCCGGATGAGATCATGGCAGAAGTCACCGCCGACTGA
- the ruvB gene encoding Holliday junction branch migration DNA helicase RuvB, producing the protein MVDVNMVREPVIRGDEEPEDDFSGGGEGWDSSYLADDAEYDDALRPQRLSEVVGQRAVVERLEVFLDATRKRNEPLGHLLLDGPPGLGKTTLASVLPRELGTELQITSGPSLSAPKDLLPYLTNASHGSFLFIDEIHRMPATVEEFIYPAMEDFRVDITLGEGLNARTVNMKLQKFTVIGATTRSGMLTAPLRDRFVRREHLDFYEDVELIEIVRRNAKKLRTEITDEAAFEIARRSRGTPRKANNLLRWARDYATSKADGNITNDIVARAFEMLEIDQIGLERQDRRYLETLIKTFSGGPAGVQALGHSLNIPADTLEDEVEPFLLRSGFIQRSPRGRIVTMAALEHLKITPPESGTLFG; encoded by the coding sequence ATTGTGGATGTGAACATGGTTCGTGAGCCTGTCATAAGAGGCGATGAGGAACCGGAAGATGATTTTTCCGGTGGCGGAGAGGGCTGGGATTCCAGCTATCTGGCCGATGATGCGGAGTACGATGATGCGCTCAGACCTCAGCGGCTCAGCGAAGTCGTCGGGCAACGTGCTGTAGTGGAACGGCTGGAAGTCTTTCTGGATGCCACCCGCAAACGGAACGAACCTTTGGGGCACCTGCTGCTGGATGGGCCTCCAGGATTAGGAAAAACGACGTTAGCCTCCGTTTTGCCTCGCGAATTGGGAACCGAATTACAGATTACTTCAGGACCTTCACTCAGTGCGCCCAAGGATCTACTGCCTTACCTGACGAATGCCAGTCATGGTTCGTTTTTGTTCATTGACGAAATTCATCGTATGCCGGCGACGGTGGAAGAATTTATCTATCCCGCGATGGAAGACTTTCGGGTCGATATCACGCTGGGCGAAGGGCTGAACGCACGCACGGTGAATATGAAACTTCAGAAATTCACCGTGATCGGCGCCACCACGCGGAGCGGGATGCTGACCGCTCCCTTGCGCGATCGTTTTGTCCGCCGCGAACATCTGGATTTTTACGAAGATGTAGAACTGATCGAAATCGTCCGCCGCAACGCGAAAAAACTGAGGACGGAGATCACCGATGAGGCTGCTTTCGAAATCGCCCGCCGCAGTCGAGGTACTCCACGGAAAGCGAATAATCTGTTGCGCTGGGCTCGAGACTATGCGACCAGTAAGGCAGATGGTAATATTACCAATGACATCGTTGCCCGCGCCTTTGAAATGCTGGAAATCGATCAGATCGGTTTGGAGCGACAAGACAGGCGTTATCTGGAGACGTTGATTAAGACCTTTTCCGGAGGACCTGCAGGAGTTCAGGCACTCGGTCACAGCTTAAATATTCCGGCGGATACACTGGAAGACGAAGTCGAGCCGTTTTTGCTCCGCTCCGGTTTTATTCAGCGTTCTCCCCGAGGCCGTATCGTCACGATGGCTGCTTTAGAACATCTGAAAATAACGCCTCCCGAGTCGGGAACTTTGTTCGGCTAA
- a CDS encoding DUF975 family protein, with translation MTIEFSCSHCNKVLKTSDDKAGRRAKCPQCGEPIDVPQLTQSAAEPASDGFDAFEEVVPEQKSFLAEQTAPVREEESFLSAESIDCPMCGESIPADAKRCRHCGEAIQEEVSGPRSIKVGEVFSRAWNVFKANLGQVIGIHVLAYILCVVASFVVLFVISAIGFAGLLAIAGKPDPGVMVLSVVIFYIALILVSGVVQLYFMLGVLSFLLKLVRGEQPGFNLIFSGGPYLGRMLLCSIVFFLAYLLGYLCFVIPGLIIALMFWPYPYLLIDRNLPGIDAFTDSRKITKGNLMSLFLIYLSLVGLTLVPYGLILIITIGMEQMAGQMAILGVLLVLGFMAAIYILLIPFFMLVGTVSYAEMTNQ, from the coding sequence TTGACGATTGAATTCAGTTGCTCGCATTGTAATAAAGTTCTGAAGACGTCAGACGATAAAGCGGGCCGCAGAGCGAAGTGCCCCCAATGTGGCGAGCCAATTGATGTTCCCCAGCTGACTCAATCTGCTGCAGAGCCGGCAAGTGACGGCTTTGACGCATTCGAAGAAGTCGTTCCGGAACAAAAGAGCTTTCTTGCTGAGCAGACTGCGCCCGTTCGGGAAGAAGAGAGTTTTCTTTCCGCAGAAAGTATCGACTGTCCCATGTGTGGCGAGTCAATCCCTGCTGATGCGAAACGGTGCAGACACTGTGGTGAGGCGATTCAGGAAGAAGTATCTGGCCCCCGTAGCATCAAGGTGGGCGAGGTTTTTTCGCGCGCCTGGAATGTGTTTAAAGCAAACCTGGGGCAAGTCATCGGGATTCATGTATTAGCCTATATTCTCTGTGTTGTGGCGTCATTTGTTGTTTTATTTGTGATTTCCGCGATTGGCTTTGCCGGGTTGTTGGCGATCGCGGGAAAGCCGGATCCGGGCGTCATGGTTTTGTCTGTGGTTATCTTCTACATCGCCTTGATTTTGGTCAGTGGCGTCGTTCAGCTCTATTTTATGCTGGGAGTACTCTCGTTTTTGCTGAAACTGGTTCGAGGAGAGCAGCCGGGATTTAATCTCATCTTCAGTGGTGGTCCCTATTTAGGAAGGATGCTGCTCTGTAGCATCGTATTTTTTCTGGCGTACTTATTAGGCTACCTGTGTTTTGTCATTCCAGGACTCATTATCGCACTCATGTTTTGGCCATATCCCTATTTGTTAATTGACCGCAATTTGCCAGGCATCGATGCCTTTACGGATTCGAGAAAGATCACTAAAGGCAATCTGATGAGCCTGTTCCTGATTTACCTTTCGTTAGTGGGACTCACTCTCGTGCCGTATGGCTTGATTTTGATTATTACCATCGGCATGGAGCAGATGGCAGGGCAAATGGCTATTCTGGGAGTGTTGCTCGTTTTGGGATTTATGGCAGCAATTTACATCCTTCTGATTCCCTTTTTCATGTTGGTGGGGACCGTCAGTTACGCTGAGATGACCAATCAGTGA